A portion of the Musa acuminata AAA Group cultivar baxijiao chromosome BXJ1-1, Cavendish_Baxijiao_AAA, whole genome shotgun sequence genome contains these proteins:
- the LOC135584008 gene encoding 1-phosphatidylinositol-3-phosphate 5-kinase FAB1A-like isoform X1, producing the protein MDTSCPPNPEHCESCPEKYGEKALTKNGSGPYVTPLSPISSYASSSSFGDIQAGLNLQCREDGYSVLDADVTQRNMVNDSSDSRANVAGFGPHISTEKKLSSSSIDNNEEKIKLSNEILDDAGAKTVVFNSHIAEEQDFNDILPLLPDFEADPDIWIPPEPEDMEDDTPSIADNDEDDDYNCLEWNQSNLLSSLDENQRISQGFKEKRQKAMLEAMNGQFKFLVSRFLASEGIDFSSLEAGQSWLDIVASLSWKAALLVKLDAAEGRAMDPGSYVKVKCIASGSRHESELIKGLVFKKNAAHKHMPTKFKNPRILLLQGVLVHSAVGLSSFESMEQEKNHLKVITDMIEACHPNVVLVERNISRDIQDSLLEKGITVVSDMKIHRLEKVSLCTGSPIISCSNFPTNLILPQCDLFRIERFMEEYNSTGGGGKRSSKTLMFLVGFQKPLGCTILLKGAQSDELKKIKRVVQYAVFAAYHLILETSFLVDLRVFFSNKNDSREGIAPLRTMPLLYMDNLECCLSTLASEHTQDVPVCNGSLGRFDHRLMSLNSDYECMFSDKSSSGDISLLSPLSATCETFEGNNSPSLISEFVSLGLDINNKTYDGKSIDLASLEASDHENAANSIISEEKIDDGIFNYQKTEPVRDLTEAVDADGCEIVNIKHKDVVESVLDPQSIIVLLSKQCTKKGTLCDQSHLSRIKYYGYFDISLGRFLRDILLNQNSCSSCSEPPEAHVYCYTHQNGNLSVHVRQLPQGSQLPGEVEGKIWMWTRCLRCKNGNKMSTRRVVLSKSACNLSFGKLLELSFSGHSSGNRLSECGHSLHRDFLRFFGLGSKVAMFVYSSVKIYAACKPPAVLQFHNPKEQEWLKREMETVLFQGCAFFSEVSDSLQNLKPIYYGPLGKQCIELSGSLKPFSEIEEMLIQEKFEFETSLLNALDHNKQMEVSLQEILGLKWLGQGLLLELYVWDRRLDCLLQHTEFKLGNDECVADEIPKVRSHVNEQLSPSGSHCIQDMQIDLDTESTEASACTSNNFYKLLDVGFVDAEHSTRQYFDQSGIEEHAVSLLEQDPCIPHDPILPPEDDQNRQEICVSPSADILIDHSIQIAEVPHVGKATDLELKNAETIAESETPPPTSLSNEFPNISNDVYAKSEGPEELIWTSFSDLREICKKDLYGGSLRKFEFINTYVPSHISPIHQTSISEVDLLHFAVGPVGNVLSASENEISSIIACALAISENFQGLLDRAESEAGETDRSFSFTCDSYGASACMSSTGASESERINLLFSASSLSLDESSTSSIDGSSSVDLQLQSVNLHPEVIVGRGKVSGKSIFSVICIYAKHFYDIRKKCCPSELAYISSLSRCKKWDAQGGKSKVFFAKSLDERFIIKQIKKTELDSFLKFGPDYFKHVFHSLDSGSQTCLAKILGVYQVRKSKSGKETKIDVMVMENLLYGHKISRTYDLKGAVFDRYISDAKYGEKVLLDQNFVEDMHKSPIYVGGDTKLLLQRAIWNDTSFLTSINVMDYSLLVGVDDDRKELVFGIIDYLRQYTWDKQLETWVKASIVPKNELPTVISPREYKKRFRKFMTRYFLSVPHCWKHEHRSPSCIICSDGKRNSAKVHNADLSEKS; encoded by the exons atggatacttCCTGCCCCCCGAACCCTGAGCATTGTGAGTCCTGTCCGGAGAAGTATGGTGAAAAAGCCTTAACTAAGAATGGTTCAGGTCCTTATGTCACTCCGCTTAGTCCCATATCAAGCTATGCAAGTTCTTCAAGCTTTg GTGATATCCAGGCTGGTTTGAATTTGCAATGCAG GGAGGACGGATATAGTGTTCTAGATGCTGATGTTACTCAAAGAAATATGGTTAATGATTCTTCTGATTCTAGGGCCAATGTAGCTGGCTTTGGACCTCACATTTCAACTGAAAAGAAGCTATCATCCAGTTCAATAGACAATAACGAAGAGAAAATTAAATTAAGCAATGAAATCTTGGATGATGCTGGAGCCAAAACTGTTGTTTTTAACTCACATATAGCAGAAGAGCAGGACTTCAATGACATTCTGCCACTGTTACCTGATTTTGAAGCTGATCCTGACATCTGGATACCACCTGAACCAGAAGACATGGAAGATGACACACCCAGCATTGCTGataatgatgaagatgatgattatAATTGCCTAGAGTGGAATCAGTCAAATCTTTTGAGTAGTTTAGATGAAAATCAAAGGATCAGTCAAGGCTTTAAGGAAAAACGGCAAAAGGCAATGTTGGAAGCAATGAATGGACAGTTCAAGTTTCTAGTAAGTCGTTTTTTGGCATCCGAGGGAATTGATTTTTCTAGCCTAGAAGCTGGTCAGAGTTGGTTAGACATTGTTGCTTCCTTATCATGGAAAGCCGCCTTGCTTGTTAAGCTTGATGCAGCTGAAGGCAGGGCAATGGATCCTGGGTCCTATGTGAAGGTGAAATGCATCGCATCTGGTAGTCGGCATGAAAG TGAACTGATCAAGGGTTTAGTTTTCAAGAAGAATGCTGCTCATAAGCACATGccaaccaagtttaaaaatcctaGAATCCTACTGCTTCAGGGCGTCCTTGTTCACTCTGCAGTTGGCTTATCATCTTTCGAGTCAATGGAACAA gaaaagAACCATTTGAAGGTCATCACTGATATGATAGAGGCTTGCCATCCCAATGTGGTTCTGGTAGAGAGAAATATTTCTCGTGACATACAGGATTCTCTTTTAGAGAAAGGAATAACTGTGGTTTCTGATATGAAGATCCACCGTTTGGAAAAGGTTTCTCTCTGTACAGGTTCTCCTATCATTTCTTGTTCCAACTTTCCAACAAATCTGATCCTGCCACAATGTGATTTATTTCGTATTGAAAGATTTATGGAGGAATATAACAGTACTGGTGGTGGTGGTAAGAGGTCAAGCAAGACCTTAATGTTTCTAGTGGGCTTCCAGAAACCTCTGGGTTGTACT ATATTGCTGAAAGGGGCTCAGAGTGACGAACTGAAGAAGATTAAGCGTGTAGTTCAGTATGCAGTCTTTGCAGCATACCATTTGATTCTTGAAACTTCATTCCTTGTGGACCTGAGGGTTTTTTTTTCCAATAAGAATGATAGCAGGGAAGGAATTGCACCCTTGAGGACCATGCCTTTGCTTTACATGGATAATCTTGAATGTTGCCTGTCTACTCTGGCCTCAGAACATACACAAGATGTTCCTGTTTGCAATGGATCCTTGGGTAGATTTGATCATAGGTTGATGTCATTGAATTCTGACTATGAGTGTATGTTTTCTGACAAATCCAGCAGTGGTGACATATCATTGCTATCGCCTCTCTCTGCTACTTGCGAAACATTCGAAGGAAACAATTCTCCATCTCTCATTTCTGAGTTTGTTTCACTAGGGTTAGACATCAATAATAAAACTTATGATGGTAAAAGTATTGATCTTGCTTCATTGGAAGCATCTGATCATGAAAATGCAGCAAATTCGATAATTAGTGAAGAAAAAATAGATGATGGAATCTTTAATTATCAAAAGACTGAGCCAGTTAGAGATTTAACTGAAGCTGTTGATGCTGATGGTTGTGAGATTGTTAACATAAAACACAAAGATGTCGTTGAGAGTGTATTAGATCCCCAGAGCATCATAGTTTTGCTTTCTAAACAGTGCACAAAAAAAGGCACCCTTTGTGATCAGAGCCATCTTTCTCGTATAAAATATTATGGGTACTTTGACATATCACTTGGACGATTTCTGAGAGATATCTTGCTTAACCAG AACAGTTGCTCTTCTTGTAGTGAACCACCAGAGGCACACGTGTACTGTTACACCCACCAAAATGGGAATCTAAGCGTGCATGTTAGACAACTTCCTCAAGGGTCACAGTTGCCAGGTGAAGTCGAAGGAAAAATTTGGATGTGGACCCGTTGTTTGAGATGTAAGAATGGAAACAAGATGTCCACACGGAGGGTTGTCTTGTCTAAATCGGCATGTAATCTTTCATTTGGGAAGCTTTTAGAACTCAGCTTTTCAGGCCATTCTTCGGGTAATAGGCTATCCGAATGTGGACATTCTTTGCACAGGGATTTCCTTCGATTTTTTGG ATTAGGCTCCAAGGTAGCAATGTTTGTTTATTCATCAGTTAAGATCTATGCTGCTTGTAAGCCACCAGCAGTCTTGCAGTTCCATAATCCAAAAGAACAAGAATGGCTTAAGAGAGAAATGGAAACT gTTCTTTTTCAAGGATGTGCATTTTTCTCTGAGGTTTCAGACTCATTGCAGAACTTGAAGCCTATATATTATGGCCCTCTGGGTAAACAATGTATTGAGCTCTCAGGTTCACTTAAACCGTTTTCTGAAATTGAAGAGATGCTGATACAGGAAAAGTTTGAATTTGAG ACCTCTCTGCTGAACGCATTAGATCATAATAAACAAATGGAGGTTTCTCTTCAAGAGATTCTCGGTTTAAAGTGGCTTGGCCAGGGGCTCCTTCTTGAGTTATATGTTTGGGACCGTCGGTTGGATTGCCTTCTGCAGCATACAGAATTCAAACTAGGAAATGATGAATGTGTAGCTGACGAAATTCCTAAAGTGCGTAGTCACGTTAATGAACAACTCTCTCCTAGTGGCAGCCATTGTATACAAGACATGCAGATTGATCTTGATACAGAATCAACTGAAGCTTCTGCTTGTACAAGCAATAACTTCTATAAGCTTCTTGATGTTGGATTTGTTGATGCGGAACACTCAACAAGACAGTATTTTGATCAATCAGGGATCGAGGAGCATGCAGTATCTCTCCTTGAACAAGACCCTTGTATACCACATGATCCTATTTTGCCCCCTGAAGATGATCAGAACCGTCAGGAAATATGTGTATCTCCTTCTGCTGATATACTAATTGACCACTCCATACAGATTGCAGAAGTGCCACATGTTGGGAAGGCAACTGACCTTGAGCTTAAAAATGCTGAGACAATTGCTGAAAGTGAAACACCACCTCCTACATCCTTGTCAAATGAATTTCCAAATATTTCAAATGACGTTTATGCAAAGTCAGAAGGTCCAGAAGAGTTGATCTGGACTTCGTTTTCTGATTTGAGAGAGATATGCAAAAAGGACCTCTATGGAGGTTCATTACGGAAGTTTGAATTTATTAATACCTATGTTCCATCTCACATTTCTCCAATACACCAGACATCTATTAGTGAAGTGGACTTGTTGCACTTTGCAGTTGGTCCAGTTGGGAATGTCCTGTCTGCTTCTGAGAATGAGATATCTAGCATAATTGCATGTGCGCTAGCCATATCTGAAAATTTCCAAGGCTTGTTAGACAGGGCTGAAAGCGAAGCAGGGGAGACAGATAGATCTTTTAGCTTCACTTGTGATAGTTATGGGGCTTCTGCATGTATGTCTTCTACTGGAGCTTCAGAATCTGAAAGGATCAACTTGCTATTTAGTGCCTCCTCACTTTCATTGGACGAGTCATCAACTTCGAGTATTGATGGTTCATCATCTGTTGATTTACAGCTACAATCAGTAAATTTGCATCCTGAAGTCATTGTGGGGAGAGGGAAGGTTTCTGGAAAAAGTATTTTTTCAGTAATTTGTATATATGCAAAGCATTTCTATGATATAAGAAAAAAATGTTGTCCTTCTGAACTTGCCTACATCTCTTCCTTAAGCCGTTGCAAGAAGTGGGATGCACAAGGAGGAAAGAGTAAAGTTTTTTTTGCAAAGTCATTGGATGAAAGGTTCATCATTAAACAAATCAAGAAGACAGAGCTCGACTCCTTCTTAAAATTTGGCCCTGATTATTTTAAGCACGTTTTTCACTCTTTAGACTCAGGGAGCCAAACTTGTCTTGCTAAAATCTTGGGAGTATATCAG GTTCGGAAAAGCAAAAGTGGCAAGGAAACCAAAATTGATGTTATGGTGATGGAAAATCTTCTATATGGACATAAAATTTCTCGAACATATGATCTCAAGGGTGCTGTCTTTGATCGATACATTTCAGATGCCAAGTATGGTGAAAAGGTTCTTTTGGATCAGAACTTTGTGGAAGACATGCATAAATCTCCCATATATGTTGGTGGGGATACTAAACTCCTTCTGCAACGTGCCATTTGGAACGATACATCTTTTCTGACT TCTATTAATGTCATGGACTATTCTTTGCTTGTTGGAGTGGATGATGACCGGAAAGAGCTTGTTTTTGGCATTATTGATTATTTGAGGCAGTATACCTGGGACAAGCAGCTTGAGACTTGGGTGAAGGCTTCAATTGTTCCTAAGAATGAATTGCCAACCGTTATTTCTCCGAGGGAGTACAAGAAAAGGTTTAGGAAGTTTATGACCAGATATTTTTTGTCAGTTCCTCATTGCTGGAAACATGAGCACCGTTCACCCTCATGCATTATTTGCTCTGATGGCAAGAGAAATTCAGCTAAAGTACACAATGCGGATCTCTCAGAAAAGTCATGA
- the LOC135584008 gene encoding 1-phosphatidylinositol-3-phosphate 5-kinase FAB1A-like isoform X2 — MVNDSSDSRANVAGFGPHISTEKKLSSSSIDNNEEKIKLSNEILDDAGAKTVVFNSHIAEEQDFNDILPLLPDFEADPDIWIPPEPEDMEDDTPSIADNDEDDDYNCLEWNQSNLLSSLDENQRISQGFKEKRQKAMLEAMNGQFKFLVSRFLASEGIDFSSLEAGQSWLDIVASLSWKAALLVKLDAAEGRAMDPGSYVKVKCIASGSRHESELIKGLVFKKNAAHKHMPTKFKNPRILLLQGVLVHSAVGLSSFESMEQEKNHLKVITDMIEACHPNVVLVERNISRDIQDSLLEKGITVVSDMKIHRLEKVSLCTGSPIISCSNFPTNLILPQCDLFRIERFMEEYNSTGGGGKRSSKTLMFLVGFQKPLGCTILLKGAQSDELKKIKRVVQYAVFAAYHLILETSFLVDLRVFFSNKNDSREGIAPLRTMPLLYMDNLECCLSTLASEHTQDVPVCNGSLGRFDHRLMSLNSDYECMFSDKSSSGDISLLSPLSATCETFEGNNSPSLISEFVSLGLDINNKTYDGKSIDLASLEASDHENAANSIISEEKIDDGIFNYQKTEPVRDLTEAVDADGCEIVNIKHKDVVESVLDPQSIIVLLSKQCTKKGTLCDQSHLSRIKYYGYFDISLGRFLRDILLNQNSCSSCSEPPEAHVYCYTHQNGNLSVHVRQLPQGSQLPGEVEGKIWMWTRCLRCKNGNKMSTRRVVLSKSACNLSFGKLLELSFSGHSSGNRLSECGHSLHRDFLRFFGLGSKVAMFVYSSVKIYAACKPPAVLQFHNPKEQEWLKREMETVLFQGCAFFSEVSDSLQNLKPIYYGPLGKQCIELSGSLKPFSEIEEMLIQEKFEFETSLLNALDHNKQMEVSLQEILGLKWLGQGLLLELYVWDRRLDCLLQHTEFKLGNDECVADEIPKVRSHVNEQLSPSGSHCIQDMQIDLDTESTEASACTSNNFYKLLDVGFVDAEHSTRQYFDQSGIEEHAVSLLEQDPCIPHDPILPPEDDQNRQEICVSPSADILIDHSIQIAEVPHVGKATDLELKNAETIAESETPPPTSLSNEFPNISNDVYAKSEGPEELIWTSFSDLREICKKDLYGGSLRKFEFINTYVPSHISPIHQTSISEVDLLHFAVGPVGNVLSASENEISSIIACALAISENFQGLLDRAESEAGETDRSFSFTCDSYGASACMSSTGASESERINLLFSASSLSLDESSTSSIDGSSSVDLQLQSVNLHPEVIVGRGKVSGKSIFSVICIYAKHFYDIRKKCCPSELAYISSLSRCKKWDAQGGKSKVFFAKSLDERFIIKQIKKTELDSFLKFGPDYFKHVFHSLDSGSQTCLAKILGVYQVRKSKSGKETKIDVMVMENLLYGHKISRTYDLKGAVFDRYISDAKYGEKVLLDQNFVEDMHKSPIYVGGDTKLLLQRAIWNDTSFLTSINVMDYSLLVGVDDDRKELVFGIIDYLRQYTWDKQLETWVKASIVPKNELPTVISPREYKKRFRKFMTRYFLSVPHCWKHEHRSPSCIICSDGKRNSAKVHNADLSEKS, encoded by the exons ATGGTTAATGATTCTTCTGATTCTAGGGCCAATGTAGCTGGCTTTGGACCTCACATTTCAACTGAAAAGAAGCTATCATCCAGTTCAATAGACAATAACGAAGAGAAAATTAAATTAAGCAATGAAATCTTGGATGATGCTGGAGCCAAAACTGTTGTTTTTAACTCACATATAGCAGAAGAGCAGGACTTCAATGACATTCTGCCACTGTTACCTGATTTTGAAGCTGATCCTGACATCTGGATACCACCTGAACCAGAAGACATGGAAGATGACACACCCAGCATTGCTGataatgatgaagatgatgattatAATTGCCTAGAGTGGAATCAGTCAAATCTTTTGAGTAGTTTAGATGAAAATCAAAGGATCAGTCAAGGCTTTAAGGAAAAACGGCAAAAGGCAATGTTGGAAGCAATGAATGGACAGTTCAAGTTTCTAGTAAGTCGTTTTTTGGCATCCGAGGGAATTGATTTTTCTAGCCTAGAAGCTGGTCAGAGTTGGTTAGACATTGTTGCTTCCTTATCATGGAAAGCCGCCTTGCTTGTTAAGCTTGATGCAGCTGAAGGCAGGGCAATGGATCCTGGGTCCTATGTGAAGGTGAAATGCATCGCATCTGGTAGTCGGCATGAAAG TGAACTGATCAAGGGTTTAGTTTTCAAGAAGAATGCTGCTCATAAGCACATGccaaccaagtttaaaaatcctaGAATCCTACTGCTTCAGGGCGTCCTTGTTCACTCTGCAGTTGGCTTATCATCTTTCGAGTCAATGGAACAA gaaaagAACCATTTGAAGGTCATCACTGATATGATAGAGGCTTGCCATCCCAATGTGGTTCTGGTAGAGAGAAATATTTCTCGTGACATACAGGATTCTCTTTTAGAGAAAGGAATAACTGTGGTTTCTGATATGAAGATCCACCGTTTGGAAAAGGTTTCTCTCTGTACAGGTTCTCCTATCATTTCTTGTTCCAACTTTCCAACAAATCTGATCCTGCCACAATGTGATTTATTTCGTATTGAAAGATTTATGGAGGAATATAACAGTACTGGTGGTGGTGGTAAGAGGTCAAGCAAGACCTTAATGTTTCTAGTGGGCTTCCAGAAACCTCTGGGTTGTACT ATATTGCTGAAAGGGGCTCAGAGTGACGAACTGAAGAAGATTAAGCGTGTAGTTCAGTATGCAGTCTTTGCAGCATACCATTTGATTCTTGAAACTTCATTCCTTGTGGACCTGAGGGTTTTTTTTTCCAATAAGAATGATAGCAGGGAAGGAATTGCACCCTTGAGGACCATGCCTTTGCTTTACATGGATAATCTTGAATGTTGCCTGTCTACTCTGGCCTCAGAACATACACAAGATGTTCCTGTTTGCAATGGATCCTTGGGTAGATTTGATCATAGGTTGATGTCATTGAATTCTGACTATGAGTGTATGTTTTCTGACAAATCCAGCAGTGGTGACATATCATTGCTATCGCCTCTCTCTGCTACTTGCGAAACATTCGAAGGAAACAATTCTCCATCTCTCATTTCTGAGTTTGTTTCACTAGGGTTAGACATCAATAATAAAACTTATGATGGTAAAAGTATTGATCTTGCTTCATTGGAAGCATCTGATCATGAAAATGCAGCAAATTCGATAATTAGTGAAGAAAAAATAGATGATGGAATCTTTAATTATCAAAAGACTGAGCCAGTTAGAGATTTAACTGAAGCTGTTGATGCTGATGGTTGTGAGATTGTTAACATAAAACACAAAGATGTCGTTGAGAGTGTATTAGATCCCCAGAGCATCATAGTTTTGCTTTCTAAACAGTGCACAAAAAAAGGCACCCTTTGTGATCAGAGCCATCTTTCTCGTATAAAATATTATGGGTACTTTGACATATCACTTGGACGATTTCTGAGAGATATCTTGCTTAACCAG AACAGTTGCTCTTCTTGTAGTGAACCACCAGAGGCACACGTGTACTGTTACACCCACCAAAATGGGAATCTAAGCGTGCATGTTAGACAACTTCCTCAAGGGTCACAGTTGCCAGGTGAAGTCGAAGGAAAAATTTGGATGTGGACCCGTTGTTTGAGATGTAAGAATGGAAACAAGATGTCCACACGGAGGGTTGTCTTGTCTAAATCGGCATGTAATCTTTCATTTGGGAAGCTTTTAGAACTCAGCTTTTCAGGCCATTCTTCGGGTAATAGGCTATCCGAATGTGGACATTCTTTGCACAGGGATTTCCTTCGATTTTTTGG ATTAGGCTCCAAGGTAGCAATGTTTGTTTATTCATCAGTTAAGATCTATGCTGCTTGTAAGCCACCAGCAGTCTTGCAGTTCCATAATCCAAAAGAACAAGAATGGCTTAAGAGAGAAATGGAAACT gTTCTTTTTCAAGGATGTGCATTTTTCTCTGAGGTTTCAGACTCATTGCAGAACTTGAAGCCTATATATTATGGCCCTCTGGGTAAACAATGTATTGAGCTCTCAGGTTCACTTAAACCGTTTTCTGAAATTGAAGAGATGCTGATACAGGAAAAGTTTGAATTTGAG ACCTCTCTGCTGAACGCATTAGATCATAATAAACAAATGGAGGTTTCTCTTCAAGAGATTCTCGGTTTAAAGTGGCTTGGCCAGGGGCTCCTTCTTGAGTTATATGTTTGGGACCGTCGGTTGGATTGCCTTCTGCAGCATACAGAATTCAAACTAGGAAATGATGAATGTGTAGCTGACGAAATTCCTAAAGTGCGTAGTCACGTTAATGAACAACTCTCTCCTAGTGGCAGCCATTGTATACAAGACATGCAGATTGATCTTGATACAGAATCAACTGAAGCTTCTGCTTGTACAAGCAATAACTTCTATAAGCTTCTTGATGTTGGATTTGTTGATGCGGAACACTCAACAAGACAGTATTTTGATCAATCAGGGATCGAGGAGCATGCAGTATCTCTCCTTGAACAAGACCCTTGTATACCACATGATCCTATTTTGCCCCCTGAAGATGATCAGAACCGTCAGGAAATATGTGTATCTCCTTCTGCTGATATACTAATTGACCACTCCATACAGATTGCAGAAGTGCCACATGTTGGGAAGGCAACTGACCTTGAGCTTAAAAATGCTGAGACAATTGCTGAAAGTGAAACACCACCTCCTACATCCTTGTCAAATGAATTTCCAAATATTTCAAATGACGTTTATGCAAAGTCAGAAGGTCCAGAAGAGTTGATCTGGACTTCGTTTTCTGATTTGAGAGAGATATGCAAAAAGGACCTCTATGGAGGTTCATTACGGAAGTTTGAATTTATTAATACCTATGTTCCATCTCACATTTCTCCAATACACCAGACATCTATTAGTGAAGTGGACTTGTTGCACTTTGCAGTTGGTCCAGTTGGGAATGTCCTGTCTGCTTCTGAGAATGAGATATCTAGCATAATTGCATGTGCGCTAGCCATATCTGAAAATTTCCAAGGCTTGTTAGACAGGGCTGAAAGCGAAGCAGGGGAGACAGATAGATCTTTTAGCTTCACTTGTGATAGTTATGGGGCTTCTGCATGTATGTCTTCTACTGGAGCTTCAGAATCTGAAAGGATCAACTTGCTATTTAGTGCCTCCTCACTTTCATTGGACGAGTCATCAACTTCGAGTATTGATGGTTCATCATCTGTTGATTTACAGCTACAATCAGTAAATTTGCATCCTGAAGTCATTGTGGGGAGAGGGAAGGTTTCTGGAAAAAGTATTTTTTCAGTAATTTGTATATATGCAAAGCATTTCTATGATATAAGAAAAAAATGTTGTCCTTCTGAACTTGCCTACATCTCTTCCTTAAGCCGTTGCAAGAAGTGGGATGCACAAGGAGGAAAGAGTAAAGTTTTTTTTGCAAAGTCATTGGATGAAAGGTTCATCATTAAACAAATCAAGAAGACAGAGCTCGACTCCTTCTTAAAATTTGGCCCTGATTATTTTAAGCACGTTTTTCACTCTTTAGACTCAGGGAGCCAAACTTGTCTTGCTAAAATCTTGGGAGTATATCAG GTTCGGAAAAGCAAAAGTGGCAAGGAAACCAAAATTGATGTTATGGTGATGGAAAATCTTCTATATGGACATAAAATTTCTCGAACATATGATCTCAAGGGTGCTGTCTTTGATCGATACATTTCAGATGCCAAGTATGGTGAAAAGGTTCTTTTGGATCAGAACTTTGTGGAAGACATGCATAAATCTCCCATATATGTTGGTGGGGATACTAAACTCCTTCTGCAACGTGCCATTTGGAACGATACATCTTTTCTGACT TCTATTAATGTCATGGACTATTCTTTGCTTGTTGGAGTGGATGATGACCGGAAAGAGCTTGTTTTTGGCATTATTGATTATTTGAGGCAGTATACCTGGGACAAGCAGCTTGAGACTTGGGTGAAGGCTTCAATTGTTCCTAAGAATGAATTGCCAACCGTTATTTCTCCGAGGGAGTACAAGAAAAGGTTTAGGAAGTTTATGACCAGATATTTTTTGTCAGTTCCTCATTGCTGGAAACATGAGCACCGTTCACCCTCATGCATTATTTGCTCTGATGGCAAGAGAAATTCAGCTAAAGTACACAATGCGGATCTCTCAGAAAAGTCATGA